The genomic segment TCATGTTTCTGTTGTGGAGACTAGATTTGGGCAAAACTAATACTGATTTTTCACCTCTGTGAAGACTAATGACAAGAGTCTAATTAATAAAACATCAACCACTAATTACAATAGCAGTAGGaatgtgttgtgtcactctAAAACCATATTTTGAACGTATACGCTTTTAGTCTAGGATGATTTCCTCTGTTACAGTAAAGCACTTAGATGATTAGTATTGACTCGCTGTCTCTGACTCATCTGATCTTCTGTGCATTAGTGATGAATTAGACCTCAGTCTTAAGAGCTTCAGAGTTCACCCTCACCATCTCTTGTATGTGTTTAATCCATCTACCATTCCTCTTATAGGTCAAACTGTGCTATCTTATCGTTGAGCGTCACTGTCTCtccatctgtgtctgtctcttacAGGACTACCTCAATTCTCTGGGTAAAGCCAGAACAGCCCAGGTGCAGAAGGATGCCAGGATTGGAGAGGCTCAGTACAAACGGGATGCTGTCATCAGggtaaaatgcacatttttgtttaattcttCATTCTACTTTCTCACATAGATCATCAGGATACTCAAATCTCATCAATCATTCAATTTGTTGATTTACAGGAGGCCCATGCCATGCAGGAGAAGGTGTCTGCTCAGTACGTGAATGAAATTGAGATGGCAAAATCCCAGCGCGACTACGAACTCAAGAAGGCAACGTATGATATTGAGGTCAACACCAAGAAGGCGGAGTCAGAAATGGCCTATCAGCTCCAGGTACAGTCATCTGTTAATGACCTCATCTTTAATCTAATTTCTTTTGAATTGTTTGCTATGTGTTATGCTCTTAGTTCTTGTCAGACTGTTTCTGCTTGTACTCGTGTAAACGGTGGCATCACAGGTCTGCattgtgttgcatttgtgtTAGCGAGGACCAGATCACAGTCTCTATTTAATATCTGACTGAATGAACAGAGCATGAAATAAAACCTCCAATCAGGACTCATGTGGAGCCCCAGGTGGAGGAGGACAAAGGAACACATAACAAAGGTTCTTCATCATGCctgtcagttaaaaaaatatttttgggtaattaattataaataaataaaaatacacttagTCCACCGTTTTTTTCATAAGGCTGCCATGTGATGTTTGCACAAAGAGGACTAATACATATTGCAGGTAATATGTGatcattagtttttttttctgctgtccctaTCAGGTGGCCAAGACAAAGCAGCGCATTGAGGAGGAGACAATGCAGGTCCAGGTAGTGGAGCGCACGCAGCAGATTACTCTGCAAATTCAGGAGATCATCCGCAAGGAGAAGGAGCTGGAGGCAAAAGTTAAGAAGCCTGCTGAAGCAGAAAAGTACCGTCTGGAGAAGCTGGCTGAGGCCCAGCGGTGAGTAACAGACCAGAACACTGATGATGTTCCTGGTAATAATCATCTTCTTTCACTAAAGAGTCACTGAGTGTCTCTTCTGTCCTGCAGCTTGCAGCTCATCATGGAGGCTGAGGCAGAGGCAGAGTCCATCAAAGTGAGTCTTGccatatttctatttttctccttttctgtcACATGTGTTCATTACCAGGTTCTATTATCATAATGGATTGTTTGCAACTGTTAACTACCTGTGTGGTCATATTTATCCtaattttccttttctttaccAAACATGACCATGGGCAGGACTGGTAGTTTTCTGCTCTTCTTTTGTGAGTTTATCAGtaacgtgtgtgtctgtgtgtagatGAAGGGAGACGCAGAGGCTTTCGCCATTGAGGCCAAGGGTCGTGCCGAGGCAGAGCAGATGGCCAAGAAGGCTGAGGCCTTTAAGCAGTACAAGGATGGAGCCATGGTGGACATGCTGCTGGAGAAACTGCCACTGGTCAGTCAGGCTCTCATGGGTGGATGAAGAGATAAATGATGTCACAGATACATGCTCAAATATAGAtggggtttttttggttttggaaAAGgaggaacatttatttttttagaaagtCTAGTCTGATGCCGGTCCATGTGGcagactgtgttgtgtgtcataTTGAACTACAATCAAGGCCACGTCTGGGACACTTCATGACCTCCTGAAACAAAGTCGAGCATATTTGATTTTAGTTTTCTTCCTTCTGCACTGATACACTGACCAATAAGGGCACAGATGTGGCCAAAGTAAGCAAGCATGAGCAAACAAAATGGTGAGGCAAAAGTTGAGTGGTTAATTTGGTACTGCAGGATGCGtcgtgttttttcccccccaaataTTACACAGCAAGTATCATACACTGCCCTTTTGATGCCATTGTTTGTTACCATTCTTCTGTCTGGGTGTCATCGAGCTCAGCCAAAGCCCCAGCCCCTTTTCTCCCATCATCACACAGTTGTGATAATTGTTTGGCTTGGCTACCCCCATGTCATcaaatttataatataatatataataataatcacttatctatctattttgcacacagggtaccggtccaccactgagctaccccacccccgcactgcagctttgtttACCGTTCCTTTTCACAGCAATGAACTACACGGCGTATTgacttaagtgttttttttgttctgcagatGGCAGAGGAGATCAGCAAGCCTCTGTCAGAGGCTAAGAAGATCACCATGGTGTCCAGTGGTGGCTCAGAGGTTGGAGCAGCCAAACTGGCAGGAGAGGTGCTGGACATCATGAGCAAGCTGCCACAAACCATAGAGAAGCTGACTGGAGTGGATATTTCTCTGGTACGCTCAACTGTCCGAGTGTGTTACTGATGGAAAGTATGAGCTGCCTCGTCCATTCCTTCTTTGGACGATTAAAGCAGAAATTGGCATTGTACACAAACATCATTATGTAGGAATGGTTATGCGCTGGTCGTGTAGCCCTTTAGGTAATGCACTCTGATATCCATATCAtctcttttttccttccctttatttattttaatttaactttgaaATGTCAACTCAATAAAAAATACCTGTGTATTCTCACTGATTCTTTGTTCTTCACAGGCTTCAGTTCAGACTACCCGTGTGCAttgagaagagaaggaggagaagtaCCGAGGAGCAGTGTCACTAATATTCAGATCAGGAGCTCCAAGCCTCCTTGTGCCGAATCCCACTGGAACGACTCCGCCACCACTGTAGTCCTGTCTGattgtttgtgtacatgcatgtgtttcacctgtgtgtgtctgtccatgtCACTGATCTGAGGTGTTGTAAGTTCTGCTGTTGGTGACGGCAAAAGCAGCTGTGAGGGATTCAGTTATTCATAAAGCTACTTAGTTTGACTGGAGCAGACAAAGCGCCTCGACCCTCTGTAGTCAGTGATAGTTCAAATTGtgaagtctttttcttttcattcttacCATTCAGTATGCATGATTTTACTCTCTCATCAAAATCAGACTCATATTTATCCACAGGGACACGGTCaataaacactttctttttttttttttactcttaaatatggtttattttttcttttaattcactTAATGCTGTTGGAACTCTTTATCTCAGCAGAACCTCATACTATTATTGATGTGTATTGTTAGTGTCATTGTTTTATAGTGAGTACTTAATGTGACGCAGCTTTGCTTTAATTATATTTAACAAAAAGGCAGACAAAGCTGACGTGGTTCTAGATTACTCGACATGTATCGGTGTAACTACTACATTACTTTGCCCACAATCATATCAGCTGTACTAAAAGTGGAGAAGTAGTTTTGCTTGCTTTATGATGAAGAAAAAGGAAGTGGTTGGTGGAAACGAGATCTTGAGGTTTCCCGTGAAAGGCAGCGAAGGTATGTtacagtgagaggaaaaacGTTGTGACGATTGTCTCTGCTGCGGTGTCTTCAGGAGTCTTGAATGTCACATGACAAGAGTAAAGGATTGctaactaaccaactaaccaGCATGCTGTTTTGATGTGCGTGTTGCCTGAAGTTTGAAATGACATACAGGAGACTTTGTGATTTACTGATCATAGTGAATTTCTATTACATTGTTATGCTGTGTTATAGTTTGGTTTAGAGGTTTTAGAGTTTGGGTCTTCATCTGTGGGGGGTTTTGAGTGACAGCTCAGTACCTCTGATTGGGAACTTGGGGGTGATTTTATATTTCCCACTTTTGCCTTTTCTACCTATCCAAATGTTTTCCAGCTGCAAAGCCTTATGCATTTTTTTACCCTCAAGTGCCTGGTAAAAACTCCTCAACAGCCAAGTCAGGTTGGCTCCTCTACTTTGTCAAAAATGCCTATTACACTTCTGTCAGGGAAAAATGGTGTGTATCTGTTAAACAATCGTAAGCCATTAGCCATCACTATCGACGGCTGTAGATGAAAGCCAAATAGTTGATACTGCTTTAGGTTCTTGTCACTAATCTTTTTTACTTTCCTTAACAATTTGTTGTTGCATGTTAGTCTTTGAAAACTGAAACAACTTGTATGTTAGTGTCCAATATGAAAAACTTTATATGTAGTGAAATGTTCTAAGATACTGTAGACAATAAAGTATGGATTAATCACTTAAATCTATGTTTTGAAATGACTACTTAATATTGTGTCTGTTGACCCTTGTGTTCCTTGTGTTCATTCGATATAGACTATATCagtttccaaaaatgttttataatgaaaCCTAAAATTGTGCATAATGTTCCTGACTATAACTGCTATTGTACAACAcctcatatattattattttaaatcagagATTTCCAAGAGATAAATATTTGATCAATaaattacaacttttttcttACGCATAAAAAATTAAACGCatcatttacatgtaaatgttaaatgtaaaaataaattatttggtgaccccccccaaaaaacaatcTCTGACTCCCTCCCTTGAATAGTTACACTGTACTTTGTTTCATTTAGTTAAATTTATTTTCACGCCACCAAGGTTGTATTTTTGAACCAATATGTATCAATAATCAACGGATCTGTCCGACAGataaatatctatctatataaataatatgtttCTTCTCTAGTTGAAGTAAACACCATAACACCGGGAACAACCTCTTACAGCGTTGTCAAGTATAGAGTAATTGTAAACTCAACATTCCAACGGTAAGGATATTATCTTTAGCACATTTGATGTGGACTTCTCTTTAAGAGAAGTCTGCTAGAAAAGTATCTAAAGAGCTAACAAATCCTCTAATCTTGTAAGGCTACCCAGGCATGACTACTTGTTTGCACACATACTTCTGGTCATGGTGTACATTTTGTTACGACGAAGTatttaaaagcatttacagCAACAACCGTAAGaacaaaagcaacaataaaatgtatatctacGGAAAATATAGTGTTCAACATCTTTGTAATTCAActtattttgtaattttcttttccaCACGTACGGGTGTTATGCAAAACATGGATAATATCCTCCAATCAGAAGAGCCCGTACTCAAAGGGACAGCACAAAGAGGGCGGGGCTTCTGTCGTGTCACCCAATCAAACGTGGCGTCAGTTATAGGTCTGATTCATTCAGTAAATCATCgacaaaactacacaaaaacactgataaatgagataaaatcgtgttttttaatgttgctaCAACTAAAAACTACAATTCAAGACATGAACAAGTGTTTGACAGATTATGTTTCAATTATTACATAATTTCAAGAGTTTAATTTTATTCAAGCAATTATCAGAACTCTTTAGCAACCTCTCCAAGATTGTTTTTAACATCCTACCTGACacacattgtaaataactatGAAAGTATTTCGATTAACTGTTGTAAGTTTATTTTgactaaatataaaatgtgcagTGTGCAGTACATTAGGTTTTATGCtctaaaagtaaagtaaatctTGTTATAACGTTGTTATcagttatatatttataaatactTTTGTGGGactaaacagacaaaaatacaaagtGTGGTGGAGATCCACTGTATTTATTATATgattattgtatgttttttatcTACAAAGCCTTCTTAGATTTGTTATCACCTTATCTAAGGATCTacatttttcataaatgttGGCGCTCACTCCCAGGATTTGTTTCTGTTACATGTTCCAGAGATTTGCTTTGGAGACAGGGGATGATCTATCCATCAGGCCATTGATATTCTTCAGGATTGACTGCTGATCAGAAGTTTTTTTGAGCTTAACAGCATTTCCTGGCATCACAGAGTAATTATCAACAAAATGTACCTCAGAATCTGCTCAAATCTGTTCACTGGCATGGAATTTGCAATTATATCAAGACAAAGCCCGTCTTCTGACCTCAACATTCTTGTTCATGTGCATCTGAGATATGTCATGATGGCcagattttctcctttttttgccGTGCATATACAGGTTTGTATGTTGCACTATTTCAGTTATTAGATCTACGAGACACGgaagcatgaaaaaaaacattatttccctCAAAATGTACTTTGCACTCTGCACTTTGCACAGAAGGAAAGTCTCCTTCGAACTGGTTGTCAACAAAAGATGGACATTTTCTATACAGCACTGACTATCATTTCCTCCaaggacaccctttgggacactgtcatgtagggACAGTAGGGAACTTCATAACGACACCCTTTTTGATTGGAAAGACACTCATAGGATACTTTTTCTTATATAAATGTCATTGTATTATGTACATATGAGAAGCTCAGTTTAACATGAATATATAAACAGAAGTATACACAACACAGATCTCATTTCACTCTTTTTTGTGACAATTTTTCACTCAAGTTGCAGATACTATGGATAGTTAATACACCTATTTCCTCCATCACCCATCTTCATGAGACAATAGTTTTTCTTGTGATCATAAAAAGGTGAGCTCCTCTTTAAGAGGAGCCTGCTATTTCTTCATAGAACAAAGCTTGATCACTTGCATTCATAACAGTATTTTCTTTTGCACAACAAAGGTGGGCTCCTCTTTAAGAGAAACCTGCTAGACAAATATCTAAAGAGCTAACAAATCCTCTAACCTAAATAAGCTACCCAtgcattaatgtttgtttgcatACATACTGTCTGGTCATGGTGCAACATTtgtcacaacaaaacattttaaaacatgtacatCAGCAACCCTAACAAtaagagcaacaacaaaatgtatatctacagaGAATATAGTGTTCAACATCTTTGTAATTCaacttattttgttttgtttttttctacacaTACGTGGGTTATACAAAACAGGGATAATATCCTTCAATCAGAAGAGCCCGTACTCAAAGAGACAGCACAAAGAGGGCGGGGCTTCAGCAGTCTCACTCTATCAAATGTCAGTTATAGGTCTGATTCATTCAGtaaatcaaaaatacacaaaaacactgctaaatgtgataaaatgtgaaaaacccTTTAGCAACCTCTCCAAGATTGTTTTTAACAACCTACCTGACAGACATTGTACATGTTTGTGACAATGCTTCACCCAAGTAGTAGATTACACGGATATATATTACAACTATTTTCTCTGTGATGTAACCACCCATCCTCATAGAATGAAGCTTGATCACTTGCATTCACAACAGTATATTTTCTTTTGCACAACAAAGGTGGACTCCTCTTTAAGAGAAGCCTGCTAGACAAATATCTAAAGAGCTAACAAATCCTCAAACCTGAATAAGCTGCCCACGCATCACTATTTGTTTGCACACATACTGTCTGGTCATGGTGCAACATCtgtcacaacaaaacatatACAACAGCAACCCTAACAAtaagagcaacaacaaaatgtatatctacagaAAATAGTGTTCAACATCTTTGTAATTCAACTTATTTTGTTACACAAAACTACACATACGTGGGTTATACAAAACAGGGATAATATCCTTCAATCAGAAGAGCCTGTACTCAAAGAGACAACACAGAGAGGGCGGGGCTTCAGCAGTCTCACTCTATCAAATGTCAGTTATAGGTCTGATTCATTCAGTAAatcaaaactacacaaaaacactgataaatgtgataaaatgtgaaaaactcCCTAAAAACAACCTCTCCAAgattattgtatgttttttgagCTTAACATCATTTTCTGGCACCACAGAGTAATTATCAAAAAAATGTACCTGGAATTTGCTCTCATATCAAGACAAAGCCCGTCTTCTGAGCTCAACATTCTTGCTTGTGCTttttattacataaataaatgtgcttgTATTATGTACATATTAGTAGCTCAGTTTAACCAGAATATATGAACAGAAGTACACATGTGACAGATTTCATTTAACTCTTTTTTGTGATAATGCTTCACTCGAGTAGTAGATCACATGGATAGAAATTACAACTATTTTCTCTGTGATGTAACCACCCATCCTCATAGGAGGAAACTTGTCCACTTGCATTCTTAACAAcactttattttgcacaataaaggTGGGCTCCTCTTTAAGAGAAGCCTGCTAGACAAATATCTAAAGAGCTAACAAATCCCCAAACCACAATAAGCTGCCCACGCATCACTATTTGTTTGCACACATACTGTCTGGTCATGGTGTAAAATTtgtcacaacaaaacatttacaacagCAACCCTAACAAtaagagcaacaacaaaatgtatatctacagaGATTATAGTGTTCAACCAACATCTTTGTAATTCAAActtattttgtaattttcttttccaCACGTACGTGGGTTATGCAAAACAGGGATAATATCCTTCAATCAGAAGAGCCCGAACTCAAAGAGACAACACAAAGAGGGCGGGGCTTCTGTCGTCTCACCCAATCAAACATCAGTTATAGGTCTGATTCATTCAGAAAAACGACAAAAATATGCATAAAGGTGTTCATGTGGCTGCTGCAACAAATAACTACTATTAAAGATATGAAAAAGTGTTTGACAGTTTGGTTCACTTATTACATAACATTTagagtttaattttatttaagcAATTATCTGAAATCTTCAGGACTTCTCCAAGATTGTTTTAACAACCTACCTGACAGACATTGTAAATACCTATGAAAGTATTTCTGTAGTTCTGTTGTATGTTtttgattaaatataaaatgtacagtgTGCAGTACATTAGgttttatctatctataaattccaggaacgtctgtctgtctgtctgtctgtgtgtgtgtgtgtgtgtgggtgcgtacACGTGCGTGTGTTATTCGCATATCTCTCCTGCTACAGGCACGAGTAAGTGTATCGCcaagtttgtctttgtttggatacgtaatgcaaaagatattgttaaatatatcagtaaaagaaacacacatttactttctctactgtagccactcccctcgcactcacacagcactgtgggctCCCTGAGAGGATAAGCAGGCTGCATGCAAGTAACGCTGATAGATAGTTGCACTGCCTATTCAACATGATAGCTCATGTAGGCTATGCAGGCTATGCAGGCTATGCAGTGCAAGCTTAGCTACCCCTTACTTTTCATCACTGAAACCACCAAGTTAGCTGTTGATGTATTCTCCTTTAacgttttaatgttttattagtATGGATAGTAGTTAACATGTCAAACATGCAATTAATGTTATTtgtctataaatgcaaggaatgtCCTACATTTTGCTTATTACTTACTCTGggcatctgtgtgtgcagtgttgacTTTGAAATCCAAGAGATATGAGTAAAAACAATGATCGGGTGCAGCACTGGTGCtctaaaagtaaagtaaatcaTTTTCTAACTGTTGCTATCAGTGATATATTAGATAAATACTTTTGTGGGACTAgtagaggaaaacagacaaaaatacaaagtGTGGTGGAAATCCACTGTActtattgtatgtattttatctACAAAGCCCTCTTAGGTTTGTTATCTCCTTATCTGAGGATCTATATTTTTCATAAATGATGGAAATGTTGGCGCTCACTGCCAGGACTTGTTTCTGTTAAATGTTCCAGAGATTTGCTTTAGAGACAGGGGATGACATATTCATCAGGCCATTGATATTGACTGACTGCTGATCAGAAGTTGCATCTCAAGTGCATCTGGTCTTTATTTTGCACTTCACAGCATTTCCTGGCACCAGAGTAATTATCAACAAAATGTACCTCAGAATCTGCTCAGTTCATATCATATCAAGACAAAGCCCGTCTTCTGAGCTCTACATTCTTGTTCGTGTGCATCTGAgatatgtcatgtcatgtcattgcTGTACAGGTTTGTATGTtgcattatttcatttattagatCTAAAAGAAATGGAAGCATGAAATCTATTGGTTTGGTTCCCTCAAAATGTACTTTGCACTCTCCTAAAAAGAGGGCAAGTCTCCCTTGAACTGGTTGtctaattttaacatttttaaatttcttttctGTCACTGAGCTCCAGAAGTGGGACAGTTTCCTCAGCATCTTCACCTCCCTCAACATCCACAGCTTCACTATCACTACAGCTAGTATTGTGCTGGTCTTTTCTGGTAGCCACTAGCATAATGCTCATTTGACTCAGATTGTATTTGCTCCATTATCCTCCAGTGGCATGCACAGACTTTGGAAGGACAGGGGCAAAAATTAGGGCACCTAcagcaaaaaaagtaaaagggaACCTACTATTTTGCTTTTGAGGCCACAAATGAAAGGCAGACAATAGGtcacttcctcatgtttttaccaGTCTAGAGAGAAATATGCTTGTTTAAGTTCATCAACAGTTAACAGTTACTATATCATTCCACGTTCCATGAGACATGGGACCAGGTGGGCAGTTACAGATCACCCACACCAGTGGTTCAGCAGGCAAGTGTACAAGGTATAGAATCATTTAAAATCAGGATCATTCAATGCCACTACCACACTTTAAAGAAGACCTCATAACAGTCAGTCCACATTACTAAACTCCAGGAAGTACTGACTCGAATCAAAGTACTGAGTACTGAATCAAAGACACTGACATGACAAGATTAACTACATCACCACAGATGAGCTTTATCGGTCCAATAGtaatcaaaatcactggatgagatatcagacagataacatttttaaatctgacacAATACAACAATCCTATATTtctgtcaaagaaaaaaaagatcagtaACAGCAtattagccgagtcatgtttaTTTCTACTTAAGgggagaagaatatttttaatataatgtcTTTGATATAGCTTGAAATGTCTcagacaaatgtgttgttaacagcttcatagtttacAAAGTCCAACAACACTActaaggtgtgtgtttgtgtgtgagagagagtttttAGTAAAACTTACTTTAACTGAAGTCCACGCGTCCTCCCTGACAAAGATGTTGCAAAACTCCTCTATCTTTATCTTAAATCGGACTCTTTTTGGACTAACATAAACCAACCAGCAGTCTGTTCATTGCCAACTAACTGCTAACCCATTTTTTGTGGTATTATGTCTTTACCTCAAAAGAAAGCCGTGAAAAGTGCTAGCTACGTGTTATCTTGTAGTTGCTGCCGGCTAAAATTGGCGTATGAATGACCTGGTGGGCGTGTCAACATCAATTCACATTAACCTGAGCGTAAAAAAACTAGCGTTACCGTACAACAGCGTAGTGCCCTTAAAACCATGGATGGTACCATAAAACGTACACACTAAACTATATGGGCTAAAATAGGGCGCATTCGCACACAGAACTACGGGTAAAGTCACAGTAAAATCTACCTGTCGGCTGTGCCCTCACTGCCCTGGAATGGAAAGTATGACGTTATGGCCCGTGTAGTCTCCGTGTGGCCAGACGGTGGAGGTATTGAGTCATTTTCATTAGGACGTGACAAGCACCAAACGAAACACAttagtaaagtaaaaaataaattattgcacagattataattatatttttgacAGTAAGTTTGTTACTTGTACCCCTTTTGTTAAAGACTGTTaccattttatgtttttttctgagtACTACTGTAGAAGTATTGGTAAGATATTCCTGAGCTACTTGACATTTAAGGCTGCCTGTCGGCCATCTTGGTTAAGgtcatttttttcagtgtgtagACAGAGGGATGCATTGGCATCCAATATGGTGGCCACACACATATAGGAAAATATCTCTTGAATAGCTAGTCTACTCTAGTGACCACTATACACTGAAGGGTTAAAAGTTAGTTACTACAGTTGTAATCTGTAATAACAACAGATGAAAGTAATCATAAGTTGCCGCCCTTGAACACACCttgatttatttgaaaagaTTAACTTTATTAAAACATCTACAAAAATAGACGACACAATCAATTACAATGGCATCAAGGTAGCAAGCGTTCTACAGAGATACAGAAGACCCCAAATGTAACAAAGAGCTTTCTATATATTAGTAAAGGAAATTAACATTTCTGTCCTCAATATGTACATACTATAAAGTTCAACTTCAAAGAAACAGAAGGATGAATGAAGTTAGACATCAAGGAGTGTCtaggtacagtatataaaaacaatgtaGGTTTGGTTGAACAGTGTAtgaaaaat from the Solea senegalensis isolate Sse05_10M linkage group LG9, IFAPA_SoseM_1, whole genome shotgun sequence genome contains:
- the flot1b gene encoding flotillin-1b, with protein sequence MFYTCGPNEAMVVSGCGRSPPLMIAGGRVFVFPCIQQLQRITLNTLTLNVKSDKVYTRHGVPISVTGIAQVKIQGQNKEMLATACQMFMGKSEAEISQIALETLEGHQRAIIAHLTVEEIYQDRKKFSEHVFKVASSDLVNMGIGVVSYTLKDVHDDQDYLNSLGKARTAQVQKDARIGEAQYKRDAVIREAHAMQEKVSAQYVNEIEMAKSQRDYELKKATYDIEVNTKKAESEMAYQLQVAKTKQRIEEETMQVQVVERTQQITLQIQEIIRKEKELEAKVKKPAEAEKYRLEKLAEAQRLQLIMEAEAEAESIKMKGDAEAFAIEAKGRAEAEQMAKKAEAFKQYKDGAMVDMLLEKLPLMAEEISKPLSEAKKITMVSSGGSEVGAAKLAGEVLDIMSKLPQTIEKLTGVDISLASVQTTRVH